One window of Triplophysa rosa linkage group LG8, Trosa_1v2, whole genome shotgun sequence genomic DNA carries:
- the leprotl1 gene encoding leptin receptor overlapping transcript-like 1, producing MAGIKALISLSFGGAIGLMFLMLGCALPTYNAYWPLFLLFFYILSPIPHCISRRVVDDTDSASHACKELAIFLTTGIVVSAFGLPIIFARANVIAWGACALVLTGNIVIFATIMGFFLVFGSNDDFSWQQW from the exons ATGGCGGGAATTAAAG ctcTCATCAGTTTGTCTTTTGGAGGAGCGATTGGACTGATGTTCCTCATGCTGGGCTGCGCTCTGCCCACCTATAA TGCGTACTGGCCTCTGTTCCTGCTCTTCTTCTACATTCTGTCACCCATCCCGCACTGCATCTCTCGCCGTGTGGTGGACGACACGGACTCGGCCAGTCATGCCTGTAAAGAGCTGGCCATATTCCTCACCACGGGAATCGTCGTGTCCGCCTTCGGGCTGCCCATCATATTTGCTCGTGCTAATGTG ATCGCCTGGGGAGCCTGTGCGCTCGTTCTGACGGGAAACATCGTCATCTTCGCCACCATCATGGGCTTTTTTCTGGTGTTCGGCTCCAACGATGATTTCAGTTGGCAGCAGTGGTGA
- the LOC130558066 gene encoding early endosome antigen 1 isoform X2, which yields MRRFFRVHRDEDYGQIQYLTAKCIRLSQEKAVLQRELLVCSERQQALQAEMENLSSRLYHKEQLYVELSIKYEQLRGTFLQPQVRSDVMQQHGVSVTEDRSLLCLQLEHMSCDLQQLQGSETQLVGLVDELHQEAQHRAQQTEVLEMKLYEEVQSKLQLTEDLRMQLNSKSLELEELQMSHDALQQDLCDQSIAHQRTIEELRRENTESLHKLQETAEQFERMCEQQRQWMCCVKRFKECLSGEKESLELQVNSLQMELDAVRNTLRLDHPTDACSRWDVEESDLQTEVLRWKTLYEDLLNKVSKQQ from the exons ATGAGGAGATTTTTTAGAGTTCACAGAGATGAAGATTATGGTCAGATTCAATATCTCACTGCCAAATGCATCCGACTGTCTCAAGAGAAAG CGGTGTTGCAGCGAGAACTGCTCGTGTGCAGTGAGAGGCAGCAGGCTCTACAGGCAGAGATGGAGAATCTGTCATCGCGCTTGTATCATAAAGAGCAGCTGTATGTTGAGTTGAGCATCAAATATGAACAACTGCGGGGAACATTCCTGCAGCCGCAG GTCCGGAGTGATGTCATGCAGCAGCATGGAGTGTCTGTGACGGAGGACAGGTCACTGCTGTGTCTGCAGCTGGAGCACATGAGCTGTGATTTACAGCAGCTGCAGGGCTCAGAGACACAGCTGGTGGGCCTGGTGGACGAGCTGCATCAGGAGGCCCAGCACAGAGCTCAGCAGACGGAGGTTCTGGAGATGAAGCTCTATGAGGAGGTGCAGTCAAAGTTACAGCTCACAGAAGACTTAAGAATGCAATTAAACAG TAAATCACTTGAGCTGGAGGAGCTGCAGATGTCCCATGATGCTTTGCAGCAGGACCTGTGTGACCAGAGCATCGCCCACCAGAGGACGATAGAGGAACTGCGGCGAGAGAACACAGAGAGTCTCCACAAACTCCAAGAGACGGCCGAACAGTTTGAGCGAATGTGTGAGCAGCAGCGCCAGTGGATGTGCTGTGTGAAGAG gtttaAAGAGTGTCTGTCAGGTGAGAAGGAGTCCCTGGAGCTGCAGGTGAACAGCTTACAGATGGAGCTGGATGCTGTCAGGAATACTCTTCGCCTGGATCATCCCACAGACGCATGCAGCCG GTGGGATGTTGAGGAGTCTGATCTCCAAACTGAGGTCCTCCGATGGAAAACTCTGTATGAAGACCTGCTTAACAAAGTCTCCAAACAGCAG TGA
- the LOC130558066 gene encoding early endosome antigen 1 isoform X1, whose protein sequence is MRRFFRVHRDEDYGQIQYLTAKCIRLSQEKAVLQRELLVCSERQQALQAEMENLSSRLYHKEQLYVELSIKYEQLRGTFLQPQVRSDVMQQHGVSVTEDRSLLCLQLEHMSCDLQQLQGSETQLVGLVDELHQEAQHRAQQTEVLEMKLYEEVQSKLQLTEDLRMQLNSKSLELEELQMSHDALQQDLCDQSIAHQRTIEELRRENTESLHKLQETAEQFERMCEQQRQWMCCVKRFKECLSGEKESLELQVNSLQMELDAVRNTLRLDHPTDACSRWDVEESDLQTEVLRWKTLYEDLLNKVSKQQVQVSTHTHTRTHARTHARTHTHTHAHTQALVDYPRGDSP, encoded by the exons ATGAGGAGATTTTTTAGAGTTCACAGAGATGAAGATTATGGTCAGATTCAATATCTCACTGCCAAATGCATCCGACTGTCTCAAGAGAAAG CGGTGTTGCAGCGAGAACTGCTCGTGTGCAGTGAGAGGCAGCAGGCTCTACAGGCAGAGATGGAGAATCTGTCATCGCGCTTGTATCATAAAGAGCAGCTGTATGTTGAGTTGAGCATCAAATATGAACAACTGCGGGGAACATTCCTGCAGCCGCAG GTCCGGAGTGATGTCATGCAGCAGCATGGAGTGTCTGTGACGGAGGACAGGTCACTGCTGTGTCTGCAGCTGGAGCACATGAGCTGTGATTTACAGCAGCTGCAGGGCTCAGAGACACAGCTGGTGGGCCTGGTGGACGAGCTGCATCAGGAGGCCCAGCACAGAGCTCAGCAGACGGAGGTTCTGGAGATGAAGCTCTATGAGGAGGTGCAGTCAAAGTTACAGCTCACAGAAGACTTAAGAATGCAATTAAACAG TAAATCACTTGAGCTGGAGGAGCTGCAGATGTCCCATGATGCTTTGCAGCAGGACCTGTGTGACCAGAGCATCGCCCACCAGAGGACGATAGAGGAACTGCGGCGAGAGAACACAGAGAGTCTCCACAAACTCCAAGAGACGGCCGAACAGTTTGAGCGAATGTGTGAGCAGCAGCGCCAGTGGATGTGCTGTGTGAAGAG gtttaAAGAGTGTCTGTCAGGTGAGAAGGAGTCCCTGGAGCTGCAGGTGAACAGCTTACAGATGGAGCTGGATGCTGTCAGGAATACTCTTCGCCTGGATCATCCCACAGACGCATGCAGCCG GTGGGATGTTGAGGAGTCTGATCTCCAAACTGAGGTCCTCCGATGGAAAACTCTGTATGAAGACCTGCTTAACAAAGTCTCCAAACAGCAGGTACAGgtaagcacgcacacacacacacgcacgcacgcacgcacgcacgcacgcacacacacacacacacacgcacacacgcaggctttggttgactatccccgtggggacagtccatag
- the LOC130558013 gene encoding F-box/LRR-repeat protein 12-like has protein sequence MAAVRCGSLECFPENILIDILSYLNVRELVRNSRVCRRWKQLVKDQRLWRSVDLSSWKAVPSRVLWILLRQYLGRGLRYLRLRGLLLSARGGAFLTESWLQGLTSKCPRLRRLCLLHTDLRGLHSCSLLPPTLQVLELHYCEVPPAFFTQNPSGSETDRTATENEAPSSAGQSMAIQTLVLDTVPSFSDQHLQSLSSWPHLSHLELRDLIRVTVAGLKGCVPPGVQSLTHLKHLELETSKRTQMVALGLGGGWPGLEGLSLGGKEVGPGLLSVGRLPDLRSLRLHTCRLAQVMVLRSCRCLTQLRRLEFSEVEFIEEEVREDETDGLKSEDDPVMKFRHVLCELLPRCTVCFNKCTLTINND, from the exons ATGGCCGCTGTTAGATGCGGGAGTCTGGAGTGTTTCCcggaaaacattttaattgacaTTTTATCTTATTTAAATGTGCGAGAACTCGTGCGCAACTCCAG ggtgtGCAGGCGCTGGAAGCAGCTGGTGAAGGATCAGAGATTGTGGCGTTCTGTTGATCTGTCCTCATGGAAAGCG GTGCCATCTCGAGTGCTGTGGATTCTGCTGCGTCAGTATCTGGGTCGTGGCCTGCGATATCTGCGTCTGCGCGGTCTGCTGTTGTCTGCACGTGGCGGTGCCTTCCTTACTGAATCGTGGCTGCAGGGTCTGACCTCCAAGTGCCCTCGTCTGCGCAGACTCTGCCTGCTGCACACAGACCTGCGCGGCTTACACAGCTGCTCTCTGCTGCCCCCTACTTTACAGGTGCTGGAACTGCATTATTGTGAAGTCCCACCTGCTTTCTTTACCCAGAATCCCTCTGGATCAGAAACAGACAGAACTGCCACAGAAAACGAAGCGCCTTCATCCGCCGGCCAGAGCATGGCCATACAGACGCTCGTTCTCGATACCGTACCATCCTTTTCTGATCAGCACCTGCAGAGTCTCAGCTCGTGGCCTCACCTGAGCCACCTGGAGCTGAGGGATCTGATCCGCGTGACAGTAGCCGGTCTGAAGGGCTGCGTTCCCCCCGGGGTGCAGTCGCTCACCCACCTTAAACACCTGGAGCTGGAGACATCCAAGCGGACTCAGATGGTAGCGCTGGGTCTCGGCGGGGGCTGGCCCGGTCTTGAGGGTCTCAGTTTGGGTGGTAAAGAGGTCGGTCCTGGTCTGCTGTCTGTCGGCCGTCTGCCAGACCTGCGCTCATTGCGTCTGCACACGTGCAGATTGGCGCAAGTGATGGTGCTCAGAAGCTGCAG GTGTCTGACACAGCTGCGCAGGCTGGAGTTCAGTGAGGTGGAGTTTATAGAGGAGGAGGTGAGAGAGGATGAGACGGACGGACTGAAGAGTGAAGATGATCCTGTGATGAAGTTTAGACACGTGTTATGTGAACTGCTCCCCCGATGCACCGTATGTTTCAACAAATGCACACTCACAATAAACAACGactga